A single Leptospira kirschneri serovar Cynopteri str. 3522 CT DNA region contains:
- a CDS encoding ABC transporter ATP-binding protein has protein sequence MKIDSLLSLEKIGYKPTGKTILDSVSFEIKTNEHCVLLGRNGAGKSTLVNLIYGMIWATSGTIRLFQETYGEISIQDLRKRIGILDSSQQENSIQRKLTVKDTIQTGLFHTIGYYRDPSPEEEIKTLQILKDSNLLSKKDQLYNTLSSGEKKKILFLRSIVNEPDFLIMDEPCSSLDLTAREDFLRFLKEFHSNKKFTSLYITHRPEEIPEFYSKAVLLKEGKVIHFGPIEECFTEKNLEYLYDIPLQIQKIEGIWSVIPKQKRTI, from the coding sequence TTGAAAATCGATTCCTTATTATCCTTAGAAAAAATCGGTTATAAACCAACCGGAAAAACGATTTTAGATTCGGTAAGTTTTGAAATCAAAACAAACGAACACTGCGTTCTTTTAGGAAGAAACGGGGCCGGAAAAAGTACTCTTGTAAATTTGATCTACGGTATGATCTGGGCGACTTCCGGAACGATCCGTTTGTTCCAAGAAACCTATGGAGAAATATCAATACAAGATTTGAGAAAACGAATCGGCATTTTAGATTCTTCCCAACAGGAAAATTCAATTCAAAGAAAACTTACCGTAAAGGATACGATACAAACTGGATTATTTCATACAATAGGCTATTATAGAGATCCTTCTCCAGAAGAAGAAATCAAAACGTTACAAATCTTAAAAGACTCGAACCTACTTTCTAAAAAAGACCAGTTATACAATACTCTTTCTTCTGGTGAAAAGAAGAAAATTTTATTTTTACGAAGTATAGTCAACGAACCGGATTTTCTCATCATGGACGAGCCTTGTTCTTCTTTGGATTTAACCGCAAGAGAAGACTTTTTAAGATTTTTAAAAGAATTTCATTCTAACAAAAAATTTACCTCTCTTTATATCACACATAGACCGGAAGAAATTCCAGAATTTTATTCCAAAGCGGTTTTACTGAAAGAAGGAAAAGTAATCCACTTCGGTCCGATCGAAGAATGTTTCACGGAAAAAAATCTAGAATATCTTTACGATATCCCACTTCAAATTCAAAAAATCGAAGGTATTTGGTCAGTGATACCAAAACAAAAACGAACCATTTAA